The following proteins are co-located in the Spinactinospora alkalitolerans genome:
- the folK gene encoding 2-amino-4-hydroxy-6-hydroxymethyldihydropteridine diphosphokinase, with protein MKSWDDARRVVLSLGSNLGERLDNLQGAVDSLFDASGLRLVALSPVYETAPVGGPEQDAYLNVVVVADTLLTPVTLLERAQSVEEAFQRVRDVRWGPRTLDVDIISYGGETSADPDLTLPHPRAHERAFVLRPWADVDPDAEIEGRGSVSELLGAVRDQELQRRDDLVLQVPH; from the coding sequence ATGAAGAGTTGGGACGACGCCCGCAGGGTCGTCCTCTCGCTCGGCAGCAACCTCGGCGAGCGGCTGGACAACCTGCAGGGCGCGGTCGACAGCCTGTTCGACGCGAGCGGGCTGCGGCTGGTGGCGCTGTCACCGGTGTACGAGACCGCGCCGGTGGGAGGCCCGGAGCAGGACGCCTACCTCAACGTCGTCGTCGTGGCCGACACGCTGCTGACGCCCGTGACCCTGCTGGAGCGCGCCCAGAGCGTCGAAGAGGCGTTCCAGCGGGTCCGCGACGTGCGGTGGGGGCCGCGGACGCTCGACGTCGACATCATCTCCTACGGTGGCGAGACATCGGCCGATCCGGACCTCACCCTGCCGCACCCCCGGGCGCACGAGCGCGCGTTCGTGCTCCGGCCCTGGGCCGACGTCGACCCCGACGCCGAGATCGAGGGCCGGGGGAGCGTGAGCGAACTCCTCGGCGCGGTGCGCGACCAGGAGCTGCAGCGCCGCGACGACCTCGTCCTGCAGGTACCGCACTAG
- the folB gene encoding dihydroneopterin aldolase: MARDPRQPPDRIAVRGLRARGHHGVFDHERRDGQEFVVDVVLGVDTGEAARTDDLAHTVHYGLLSSRLVEVVEGEPVNLIETLADRLAAVCLAEPQVLEAEVTVHKPQAPVPHEFDDVTVTIQRRRP; the protein is encoded by the coding sequence TTGGCGCGGGACCCCCGGCAACCGCCGGACCGGATCGCCGTGCGCGGGCTGCGCGCGCGGGGCCACCACGGCGTCTTCGACCACGAGCGCCGCGACGGGCAGGAGTTCGTGGTCGACGTCGTCCTCGGCGTCGACACCGGCGAGGCGGCGCGCACCGACGACCTCGCGCACACCGTGCACTACGGGCTCCTCAGCAGCCGCCTGGTCGAGGTCGTCGAAGGTGAACCGGTGAACCTCATCGAGACGCTGGCCGACCGACTGGCCGCCGTCTGCCTGGCCGAACCCCAGGTGCTGGAGGCGGAGGTGACGGTGCACAAGCCGCAGGCGCCCGTCCCGCACGAATTCGACGACGTGACCGTCACGATCCAACGGAGGCGCCCATGA
- a CDS encoding nuclear transport factor 2 family protein, with protein sequence MRARNEIVERVAEANADFYGAIENGDIDLMRRVWAEEDQAPDLVCVNPGWPLLRGRAEIMRAWSLIMANVPYIQYVLTETHIGVNGDVAMVTCEENVLTAEDDSPGFVAGGQVVTTNLFIRTEQGWRLWSHHASPVMLGDEEDED encoded by the coding sequence GTGAGGGCCCGCAACGAGATCGTGGAGCGCGTGGCCGAGGCCAACGCCGACTTCTACGGTGCCATCGAGAACGGCGACATCGACCTGATGCGCCGCGTCTGGGCGGAGGAGGACCAGGCGCCCGATCTCGTCTGCGTCAACCCGGGCTGGCCGCTGCTGCGCGGCCGCGCCGAGATCATGCGGGCGTGGTCGCTGATCATGGCGAACGTGCCCTACATCCAGTACGTGCTCACCGAGACCCACATCGGGGTCAACGGCGACGTCGCCATGGTGACGTGCGAGGAGAACGTCCTGACCGCCGAGGACGACAGCCCCGGCTTCGTCGCGGGCGGCCAGGTCGTCACCACGAACCTGTTCATCCGCACAGAGCAGGGCTGGCGCCTGTGGTCGCACCACGCCTCCCCGGTCATGCTCGGCGACGAGGAAGACGAGGACTGA
- the folP gene encoding dihydropteroate synthase: MSPRSTAAPPGLPDPGRCLVMGVVNVTPDSFSDGGRWFDHGRAVEHGLRLVEEGADIVDVGGETTKPGAQRVPEDEELRRVGPVVRELARQGVTVSVDTMRAEVADAAVQAGALLVNDVSGGMADPEMARLVARTGVAYVLMHWRGHSHDMQTRAVYTDVVQEVHDELQKRMEAMVGEGVDPAQIVLDPGLGFAKRPEQGHNWALLAHLDRFHELGRPLLIGGSRKRFLGRLLSDAEGEPRDFTDCDAATVALTALAAERGAWCARVHDVAPNADAVRVAQAWRSGGEDLDEGRARPVGRGGR; this comes from the coding sequence ATGAGTCCTCGCTCCACCGCCGCACCGCCCGGCCTGCCCGATCCCGGACGCTGCCTCGTCATGGGGGTAGTCAACGTCACACCCGACTCCTTCTCCGACGGCGGCAGGTGGTTCGACCACGGGCGCGCGGTCGAGCACGGGCTGCGCCTCGTCGAGGAGGGCGCCGACATCGTCGACGTCGGCGGCGAGACCACCAAGCCGGGGGCCCAGCGGGTGCCCGAGGATGAGGAGCTGCGCCGCGTCGGCCCGGTGGTGCGGGAGCTCGCGCGCCAGGGGGTGACGGTCAGCGTCGACACCATGCGCGCCGAGGTCGCCGATGCCGCGGTCCAGGCGGGAGCGCTGCTGGTCAACGACGTCAGCGGCGGAATGGCCGACCCCGAGATGGCGCGGTTGGTCGCGCGGACCGGTGTCGCATACGTGCTGATGCACTGGCGTGGGCATAGTCATGACATGCAAACCCGCGCGGTCTACACCGATGTCGTCCAGGAAGTCCACGACGAGCTGCAAAAACGCATGGAGGCGATGGTCGGAGAGGGGGTCGACCCCGCCCAGATCGTGCTCGATCCCGGGCTCGGCTTCGCCAAGCGCCCGGAACAGGGCCACAACTGGGCGCTGCTCGCCCACCTCGACCGCTTCCACGAACTCGGCCGGCCCCTGCTGATCGGCGGCTCCCGCAAGCGCTTCCTCGGTCGGCTGCTCAGCGACGCCGAAGGCGAGCCCAGGGACTTCACCGACTGCGACGCCGCCACCGTCGCGCTCACCGCGCTCGCGGCCGAACGCGGTGCGTGGTGCGCGCGCGTGCACGACGTCGCCCCCAACGCCGACGCCGTCCGCGTCGCGCAGGCCTGGCGCAGCGGCGGCGAGGACCTCGACGAGGGCCGCGCCCGACCCGTCGGCCGGGGCGGCCGGTGA
- the folE gene encoding GTP cyclohydrolase I FolE produces MSANSEYIGDFPEAGLAPGNVDQPRIEKAVREILLAIGEDPDRDGLRDTPARVARAYSEQFAGLSQEPEDVLTTVFEAGHEEMVLVKDIELYSTCEHHLVPFYGSAHVGYIPNSKGRITGLSKLARLVDVYARRPQVQERLTTQVADAVMANLDPRGVIVVIEAEHLCMTMRGVRKPGAKTVTSAVRGDFRDRDRTRAEAMSLILGR; encoded by the coding sequence TTGAGCGCGAACAGCGAGTACATCGGCGACTTCCCGGAGGCCGGCCTGGCCCCCGGGAACGTCGACCAGCCGAGGATCGAGAAGGCGGTCAGGGAGATCCTGCTGGCCATCGGCGAGGACCCCGACCGCGACGGCCTCAGGGACACCCCGGCGCGGGTGGCCCGGGCCTACAGCGAGCAGTTCGCGGGCCTGAGCCAGGAGCCCGAGGACGTGCTGACCACGGTGTTCGAGGCCGGGCACGAGGAAATGGTGCTGGTCAAGGACATCGAGCTGTACTCCACCTGTGAGCACCACCTGGTGCCCTTCTACGGTTCGGCGCACGTCGGCTACATCCCCAACAGCAAGGGGCGGATCACCGGCCTGTCCAAGCTGGCCCGCCTGGTCGACGTCTACGCCCGGCGCCCGCAGGTCCAGGAGCGGCTCACCACGCAGGTGGCCGACGCGGTCATGGCCAACCTGGACCCCCGGGGCGTGATCGTGGTGATCGAGGCCGAGCACCTGTGCATGACCATGCGAGGCGTGCGCAAGCCCGGGGCCAAGACGGTCACCTCGGCGGTCCGCGGCGACTTCCGCGACCGCGACCGCACCAGGGCCGAGGCGATGAGCCTCATCCTGGGCCGCTGA
- the ftsH gene encoding ATP-dependent zinc metalloprotease FtsH has translation MNLKRLYRGPWLWLLAIALMFLVVYQVTDLGGGADPVKADTSRVFSLIEQDQVRDAQIVDKEQRIELTTVDGDVYEAYWVNGQGAELAEQLQASESVEAYDVEVPQDSVFVSLLFSFLPLIIIIAIFLFIMNQMQGGGSRVMNFGKSKAKLITKDTPKSTFSDVAGADEAIEELQEIKEFLQNPAKFQSMGAKIPKGVLLYGPPGTGKTLLARAVAGEAGVPFYSISGSDFVEMFVGVGASRVRDLFEQAKTNAPAIIFVDEIDAVGRHRGAGMGGGHDEREQTLNQMLVEMDGFDVKSGVILIAATNRPDILDPALLRPGRFDRQIVVDRPDMEGRKGILSVHAKGKPIAPDVDLDVIARRTAGFTGADLSNVLNEGALLSARGGRNQIDMETLEEAIDRVMAGPERKTRVMSDAEKKVIAYHEGGHALVGHALPNADPVHKITILPRGRALGYTMSVPMEDKFLTSRSEMMDQLAMMLGGRTAEELVFHEPTTGAANDIDKATSLARNMVTEYGMSERLGARKFGNGNTEPFLGREMSHSREYSEEIASLIDEEVRRLIESAHDEAWEILVEYREVLDDLVLNLLDKETLSKEEVLEIFEPIRKRPSRGSYKGYGKRLPSDKPPVLTPKELALMGPKDVQELGSGNGQSSRHAQQAWPEADESEATGGRNGDSGREGGSEPEDRD, from the coding sequence ATGAATCTGAAGCGTTTGTACCGCGGGCCATGGCTGTGGCTTCTGGCCATCGCCCTCATGTTCCTTGTCGTATACCAAGTCACCGACTTGGGCGGAGGGGCCGACCCCGTCAAGGCCGACACCTCCAGGGTGTTCTCGCTGATCGAGCAGGATCAGGTGCGGGACGCCCAAATCGTCGACAAGGAACAGCGAATCGAGCTGACCACCGTCGACGGCGACGTCTACGAGGCCTACTGGGTCAACGGTCAGGGCGCCGAGCTCGCCGAGCAGCTCCAGGCCAGTGAGAGCGTCGAGGCCTACGACGTCGAGGTCCCGCAGGACAGCGTGTTCGTGTCGCTGCTGTTCAGCTTCCTGCCGCTGATCATCATCATCGCCATCTTCCTGTTCATCATGAACCAGATGCAGGGCGGCGGCTCCCGGGTGATGAACTTCGGCAAGTCCAAGGCGAAACTGATCACCAAGGACACCCCGAAGAGCACGTTCTCCGATGTCGCGGGTGCGGACGAGGCCATCGAGGAGCTGCAGGAGATCAAGGAGTTCCTGCAGAACCCGGCCAAGTTCCAGTCCATGGGCGCCAAGATCCCCAAGGGCGTGCTGCTCTACGGCCCGCCCGGCACGGGCAAGACGCTCCTGGCGCGCGCGGTCGCGGGCGAGGCGGGCGTTCCGTTCTACTCGATCTCCGGCTCCGACTTCGTCGAGATGTTCGTCGGTGTCGGCGCCTCCCGGGTGCGCGACCTGTTCGAGCAGGCCAAGACCAACGCCCCGGCGATCATCTTCGTCGACGAGATCGACGCCGTCGGCCGGCACCGCGGCGCCGGCATGGGCGGCGGCCACGACGAGCGCGAGCAGACGCTCAACCAGATGCTCGTGGAGATGGACGGGTTCGACGTCAAGAGCGGGGTCATCCTGATCGCCGCCACCAACCGCCCCGACATCCTCGACCCCGCGCTGCTGCGGCCCGGCCGCTTCGACCGCCAGATCGTCGTCGACCGGCCCGACATGGAGGGCCGCAAGGGCATCCTGTCGGTGCACGCCAAGGGCAAGCCCATCGCCCCCGACGTCGACCTCGACGTGATCGCCCGTCGGACCGCCGGGTTCACCGGCGCCGACCTGTCCAACGTCCTCAACGAGGGCGCGCTGCTGTCGGCCCGCGGCGGGCGCAACCAGATCGACATGGAGACGCTGGAGGAGGCCATCGACCGCGTCATGGCCGGTCCCGAGCGCAAGACCCGGGTCATGTCCGACGCGGAGAAGAAGGTCATCGCCTACCACGAGGGCGGCCACGCCCTGGTGGGGCACGCGCTGCCCAACGCCGACCCGGTGCACAAGATCACGATCCTGCCGCGCGGCCGCGCGCTGGGCTACACCATGTCCGTGCCGATGGAGGACAAGTTCCTCACCTCGCGCTCGGAGATGATGGACCAGCTCGCCATGATGCTGGGCGGCCGCACCGCCGAGGAGCTCGTCTTCCACGAGCCCACGACCGGCGCGGCCAACGACATCGACAAGGCCACCAGCCTCGCGCGCAACATGGTGACCGAGTACGGAATGAGCGAGCGCCTGGGCGCCCGCAAGTTCGGCAACGGCAACACCGAGCCTTTCCTGGGCCGCGAGATGTCGCACAGCCGCGAGTACTCCGAGGAGATCGCCTCCCTCATCGACGAGGAGGTGCGCCGCCTCATCGAGTCGGCGCACGACGAGGCGTGGGAGATCCTGGTGGAGTACCGCGAGGTGCTCGACGACCTGGTCCTCAACCTGCTGGACAAGGAGACCCTGTCCAAGGAGGAGGTCCTGGAGATCTTCGAGCCGATCCGCAAGCGGCCGTCGCGGGGCTCCTACAAGGGCTACGGCAAGCGGCTGCCCTCCGACAAGCCCCCCGTTCTGACGCCCAAGGAGCTCGCTCTCATGGGGCCGAAGGACGTCCAGGAGCTGGGTAGCGGCAACGGCCAGTCCAGTCGGCACGCCCAGCAGGCGTGGCCGGAGGCCGACGAGTCAGAGGCGACCGGCGGCCGCAACGGCGACTCCGGTCGCGAGGGCGGCTCCGAGCCCGAGGACAGGGATTGA
- the hpt gene encoding hypoxanthine phosphoribosyltransferase, protein MDAKDMGDGLEKVLVTEEQIKARHQELAAEIDADYAGKDLLLVGVLKGAVMVMADLARELHHSCEMDWMAVSSYGAGTTSSGVVRILKDLDSDINGRDVLIVEDVIDSGLTLSWLVGNLRSRGPASVEICTMVRKPLAFDVDLDVKYVGFDLPNEFIVGYGLDYGEKYRNLPFIGTLAPHMYR, encoded by the coding sequence GTGGACGCGAAAGACATGGGCGACGGCCTTGAGAAGGTCCTGGTCACCGAAGAGCAGATCAAGGCCAGGCACCAGGAGCTGGCCGCCGAGATCGACGCCGACTACGCCGGCAAGGACCTGCTGCTCGTCGGCGTCCTCAAGGGCGCGGTCATGGTCATGGCCGATCTCGCGCGAGAGCTGCACCACTCCTGCGAGATGGACTGGATGGCGGTGTCCTCCTACGGCGCCGGCACCACCTCGTCCGGCGTGGTGCGCATCCTCAAGGACCTCGACTCCGACATCAACGGCCGCGACGTCCTGATCGTCGAGGACGTCATCGACTCCGGCCTGACGCTGTCCTGGCTGGTCGGCAACCTGAGATCGCGCGGCCCGGCCTCGGTCGAGATCTGCACGATGGTGCGCAAGCCGCTGGCCTTCGACGTCGACCTCGACGTCAAGTACGTCGGCTTCGACCTGCCGAACGAGTTCATCGTCGGCTACGGGCTGGACTACGGCGAGAAGTACCGGAACCTGCCGTTCATCGGGACGCTCGCGCCGCACATGTACCGGTGA
- the tilS gene encoding tRNA lysidine(34) synthetase TilS has product MTGPPPAVAAVRVAVRRALGGLDAGDLVLVACSGGPDSLALAGAAAFVAPRMGLRVGGVTVDHGLQEGSAERAREVAAVLRGLGLDPVEEVAVAVPRSGGPEGAARTARYAALERIADAHRSAAVLLGHTRDDQAETVLLGLARGSGARSLAGMAPRAGRYLRPLLDLDRATVHAAAGLMGFEPWRDPHNADPAYTRSRVRHDALPALERVLGPGIAEALARTAALLRDDADALDAWANQIEEGRGASPLRAVAGDGREEGRGAPPLKAAAGDGKGADDPGHPGHPGHPGDPGGLDAGALAELPRAVRTRILRRAALAAGCPAGALTARHVAELDRLVTEWRGQAHVDLPGGRRGRRVGGRITVSAGGERTGG; this is encoded by the coding sequence ATGACCGGACCGCCGCCTGCCGTCGCCGCCGTGCGGGTCGCGGTGCGGCGGGCGCTGGGCGGCCTTGACGCCGGGGACCTCGTGCTGGTCGCGTGCAGCGGGGGGCCCGATTCGCTGGCGCTGGCCGGGGCCGCCGCGTTCGTCGCGCCCCGCATGGGGCTGCGGGTCGGCGGGGTCACCGTCGACCACGGGTTGCAGGAGGGATCCGCCGAGCGCGCCCGCGAGGTCGCCGCGGTCCTGCGCGGGCTCGGGCTCGACCCCGTCGAGGAGGTCGCGGTGGCGGTGCCGCGCTCCGGCGGGCCGGAGGGCGCCGCCCGGACCGCCCGTTACGCCGCGCTGGAGCGGATCGCCGACGCCCACCGCTCGGCCGCGGTCCTGCTCGGGCACACTCGCGACGACCAGGCCGAAACGGTGCTGCTGGGGCTGGCCCGGGGGTCGGGCGCGCGTTCGCTGGCCGGGATGGCGCCGCGCGCGGGCCGCTACCTGCGCCCCCTGCTCGACCTCGACCGCGCCACGGTGCACGCCGCCGCCGGGCTCATGGGGTTCGAGCCCTGGCGCGATCCGCACAACGCCGATCCCGCCTACACGCGGTCGCGGGTGCGCCACGACGCCCTGCCCGCGCTGGAGCGCGTCCTGGGTCCGGGAATCGCCGAGGCGCTCGCCCGCACGGCCGCGCTGCTGCGCGACGACGCCGATGCCCTGGACGCCTGGGCGAACCAGATAGAGGAGGGACGCGGAGCGTCTCCGTTGAGGGCGGTGGCGGGTGACGGGCGGGAGGAGGGACGCGGAGCGCCTCCGTTGAAGGCTGCGGCGGGCGACGGAAAGGGAGCCGATGACCCCGGCCACCCCGGCCACCCCGGCCACCCCGGCGACCCCGGCGGCCTTGACGCCGGGGCTCTCGCCGAACTGCCCCGCGCGGTCCGCACCCGGATCCTGCGCCGCGCCGCGCTGGCGGCGGGCTGCCCGGCGGGGGCGCTGACCGCGCGGCACGTCGCCGAGCTGGACCGGCTGGTGACCGAGTGGCGCGGGCAGGCGCACGTCGACCTCCCCGGGGGCCGCCGCGGTCGGCGGGTCGGCGGGCGGATCACCGTCTCCGCCGGTGGCGAGCGCACCGGCGGCTGA
- a CDS encoding zinc-dependent metalloprotease, with protein sequence MIDWDVAVNTGVRLVRPGPQVDLAEARQAVAQLRDLSVTAQRHVREFTGMHSLEPAGPAVIVDRPGWIKANVDGFRVVLEPIIDRLSSERTSGSSAGALTTAVGSRVTGVQLGAVLAYLAGRVLGQYELFLPPDPEGNAPTGRLTLVAPNVVHAERELDVDPHDFRLWVCLHEETHRAQFTSNTWLRDYVQEQMREYLLASDIDAAAFLDRLRSAGEAVAEAVRGGEANLIDAFQSEEQGEILDRITAVMTLAEGHGDYVMDAVGPEVVPTVAEIRRRFQRRREGANRIDKIIRQLLGLDLKMKQYEEGAAFVRTVVGQVGMAEFNKVWESPENLPTMREIRTPEEWISRVVRSPLGLPNGQGPPEVGPQSPPQPPPTAE encoded by the coding sequence TTGATCGACTGGGACGTAGCCGTCAACACCGGTGTCCGCCTCGTGCGGCCCGGCCCGCAGGTGGACCTCGCCGAGGCCCGCCAGGCCGTGGCCCAACTGCGGGACCTCTCCGTCACCGCGCAGCGCCACGTGCGCGAGTTCACCGGTATGCACAGCCTTGAGCCGGCCGGCCCGGCGGTCATCGTCGACCGTCCCGGCTGGATCAAGGCCAACGTCGATGGTTTCCGCGTGGTGCTGGAACCCATCATCGACCGCCTCAGCTCCGAACGCACGAGCGGTTCCTCGGCCGGCGCCCTCACCACCGCCGTGGGGTCGCGGGTCACCGGCGTCCAGCTCGGCGCCGTCCTCGCCTACCTCGCCGGCCGCGTGCTCGGCCAGTACGAGCTCTTCCTGCCGCCCGACCCCGAGGGCAACGCGCCCACCGGGCGCCTGACCCTGGTCGCGCCGAACGTCGTGCACGCCGAGCGCGAGCTCGACGTCGACCCGCACGACTTCCGGCTGTGGGTGTGCCTGCACGAGGAGACCCACCGCGCCCAGTTCACCTCCAACACCTGGCTGCGCGACTACGTGCAGGAGCAGATGCGCGAGTACCTGCTCGCCTCCGACATCGACGCCGCGGCGTTCCTGGACCGGCTGCGCTCCGCGGGCGAGGCCGTGGCCGAGGCGGTCCGCGGCGGCGAGGCCAACCTCATCGACGCCTTCCAGAGCGAGGAGCAGGGCGAGATCCTGGACCGGATCACCGCGGTCATGACCCTCGCGGAGGGCCATGGCGACTACGTGATGGACGCGGTCGGTCCCGAGGTCGTGCCGACGGTCGCCGAGATCCGCCGCCGGTTCCAGCGCCGCCGCGAGGGCGCCAACCGCATCGACAAGATCATCCGCCAGCTCCTCGGCCTCGACCTCAAGATGAAGCAGTACGAGGAGGGCGCGGCCTTCGTCCGCACGGTCGTGGGCCAGGTCGGCATGGCCGAGTTCAACAAGGTGTGGGAGTCCCCGGAGAACCTGCCCACCATGCGCGAGATCCGCACCCCGGAGGAGTGGATCTCCCGAGTGGTCCGCTCCCCCCTGGGCCTCCCGAACGGCCAGGGCCCCCCGGAGGTCGGCCCGCAGTCCCCGCCGCAGCCTCCGCCGACGGCCGAATGA
- the dacB gene encoding D-alanyl-D-alanine carboxypeptidase/D-alanyl-D-alanine endopeptidase: MPKEGRYRVRRDRVQALLTLALLNIFVLVAGVVAQDVIASRPPETMPYPVAHAEEAPDPATSDAEPVDPDRLADKLDDRMSDSGIDDGLYAYVVDAETGQELFARDETGVAVPASTTKLVTAVATLHAVGPGEHITTEVVQGSAPDEVVLVGAGDSTLTEEVEPGAYPRPATMEELAESTAHKLSAAGVDSVSLGYDDSLYPGSDMAPGWKQGYVDEGSTATVHALMLDGGRVYKEQNYSQRVGDPPLAAAQAFARRLEAVGITVEGAPSPVRAPDGAEAVASVDSPPISALVEKMMLDSDNVMAEVLARQVALAEGEEPSFGGASAAVHAVMEELGIPDVHVEDASGLSVNNRITPEALVDLLLLASGDEHPDLHAVLSGLPTAHFTGTLDDRYSDYSQSAAGAGLIRAKTGTLNGVSTLAGLAYDAEGRLMVFAFMANDPAAQGSTLDTFATVLAECGC; this comes from the coding sequence ATGCCAAAGGAAGGCAGGTACCGGGTGCGGCGCGACCGAGTCCAGGCTCTCCTCACCTTGGCCTTGCTCAACATATTCGTGCTGGTGGCAGGTGTGGTCGCCCAAGACGTGATCGCGTCACGCCCACCGGAGACGATGCCCTACCCTGTCGCCCACGCCGAAGAGGCGCCGGATCCGGCGACGTCGGACGCGGAGCCGGTCGATCCGGATCGGCTCGCGGATAAGCTCGATGATCGCATGTCGGATTCCGGGATCGACGACGGGCTCTACGCATACGTCGTCGACGCCGAGACCGGGCAGGAGCTCTTCGCCAGGGACGAGACCGGGGTCGCCGTCCCGGCCTCCACCACCAAACTGGTCACGGCGGTGGCGACCCTGCACGCGGTCGGCCCCGGCGAGCACATCACGACCGAGGTCGTGCAGGGCTCGGCGCCGGACGAGGTCGTCCTCGTCGGCGCGGGCGACTCGACGCTCACCGAGGAGGTCGAGCCGGGCGCCTACCCCCGGCCGGCCACGATGGAGGAGCTGGCCGAGTCCACGGCGCACAAGCTGAGCGCCGCTGGGGTCGACTCGGTGAGCCTGGGCTACGACGACTCCCTGTACCCCGGCTCCGACATGGCGCCCGGCTGGAAGCAGGGCTACGTCGACGAGGGCAGCACCGCCACGGTGCACGCCCTGATGCTCGACGGCGGCCGCGTGTACAAGGAGCAGAACTACAGCCAGCGGGTCGGCGACCCGCCGCTGGCCGCGGCCCAGGCGTTCGCCCGGCGGTTGGAGGCCGTCGGCATCACCGTCGAGGGCGCTCCGTCCCCGGTGCGGGCGCCGGACGGGGCCGAGGCGGTGGCGAGCGTCGACTCCCCGCCGATCTCCGCCCTGGTGGAGAAGATGATGCTGGACAGCGACAACGTCATGGCCGAGGTGCTGGCCCGGCAGGTCGCACTGGCCGAGGGCGAGGAACCGTCGTTCGGGGGCGCCTCCGCGGCCGTCCACGCGGTGATGGAGGAGCTGGGGATCCCCGACGTCCACGTGGAGGACGCCAGCGGGCTGTCGGTGAACAACCGCATCACCCCGGAGGCACTGGTCGACCTGCTGCTGCTCGCCTCCGGCGACGAGCACCCGGACCTGCACGCCGTGCTGAGCGGCCTGCCCACCGCCCACTTCACCGGCACGCTGGACGACCGCTACTCCGACTACAGCCAGTCGGCCGCCGGCGCCGGCCTGATCCGGGCCAAGACCGGAACCCTGAACGGAGTGAGCACCCTGGCGGGCCTGGCCTACGACGCCGAGGGCCGCCTCATGGTGTTCGCGTTCATGGCCAACGACCCCGCGGCGCAGGGCAGCACGCTCGACACCTTCGCCACCGTCCTGGCCGAGTGCGGCTGCTAG
- a CDS encoding inorganic diphosphatase — MEFDVTIEIPKGERNKYEMDHETGRIRLDRMLFTSTSYPADYGFIEGTLGDDGDPLDALVLLKHPTFPGCLIRCRAVGMFRMRDEAGGDDKVLCVPSTDPRMEHLRDIHHVNEFERLEIQHFFTVYKDLEPGKSVEGATWVGRHDAEEEIKASIKRAEEAGAHGDTTHIKID; from the coding sequence ATGGAATTCGACGTTACGATCGAGATCCCCAAGGGCGAGCGCAACAAGTACGAGATGGACCACGAGACCGGCCGGATCCGGCTGGACCGGATGCTGTTCACCTCGACGAGCTACCCGGCGGACTACGGGTTCATCGAGGGCACCCTGGGCGACGACGGAGACCCGCTGGACGCGCTGGTCCTGCTGAAGCACCCGACCTTCCCCGGTTGCCTGATCCGGTGCCGCGCCGTGGGCATGTTCCGCATGCGCGACGAGGCCGGCGGCGACGACAAGGTGCTGTGCGTGCCCTCGACGGACCCGCGCATGGAGCACCTGCGTGACATTCACCACGTCAACGAGTTCGAGCGCCTGGAGATCCAGCACTTCTTCACGGTCTACAAGGACCTGGAGCCCGGCAAGTCGGTCGAGGGCGCGACCTGGGTGGGCCGGCACGACGCCGAGGAGGAGATCAAGGCCTCCATCAAGCGCGCGGAAGAGGCCGGCGCGCACGGCGACACCACGCACATCAAGATCGACTAG
- a CDS encoding RNA polymerase sigma factor yields the protein MTDRDLARALRSGGVPASHACALLFDAYGETLYRHCRLALRDTDVARTALRDTFVVARAHIDQLPDPDRLRDWLFAIADAECERHRATVEAALEERPAQPGCPGAAGTAGGPRSETLRVRVLSCVTAPELAGYRAHVARRGDSFDRRGFPRPPGHQRPARPSSYLLPGLIVAVCALLAMALVLIEFTGIATVPATTWVIGPVPPPN from the coding sequence ATGACGGACCGGGATCTGGCCAGAGCCCTGCGTTCCGGCGGAGTGCCCGCCTCACACGCCTGCGCGCTGCTCTTCGACGCCTACGGGGAGACCCTCTACCGGCACTGTCGGCTGGCGCTGCGCGACACCGACGTCGCGCGGACGGCGCTGCGCGACACCTTCGTCGTCGCCCGCGCCCACATCGACCAGCTCCCCGATCCCGACCGGCTGCGCGACTGGCTCTTCGCCATCGCCGACGCCGAGTGCGAGCGCCACCGCGCCACCGTCGAGGCCGCGTTGGAGGAGCGGCCGGCGCAACCGGGATGCCCCGGGGCGGCCGGAACCGCCGGGGGCCCGCGGTCGGAGACCCTGCGGGTCCGGGTGCTCAGCTGCGTGACGGCGCCGGAACTGGCCGGCTACCGCGCGCACGTCGCCAGGAGGGGCGACAGCTTCGACCGGCGGGGCTTCCCCAGACCGCCCGGGCACCAGAGGCCGGCCAGGCCCAGTTCCTACCTGCTGCCCGGGCTGATCGTCGCGGTGTGCGCGCTGCTGGCCATGGCGCTGGTGCTCATCGAGTTCACCGGGATCGCCACCGTGCCCGCCACGACGTGGGTCATCGGCCCCGTGCCACCGCCGAACTGA